Within the Ensifer adhaerens genome, the region GCGAGAGTTGACGTCTCGTCCAATTCGACGAGCCGTGAGTAGCCGACAATGTCGGCAACGAAGATTGCCACCAGCCTGCGTTCTCCGAGGATACTCATCTCCTCGCCCCTTTTGCTGCCCGATGCTCCTGGCTACACAAACCGAACAAGCAACAATAGCCCACCGACAGCGCCCGGACCATCTTTCCGTTTGGAGACTGTGCTGGTCGTGAAACAGTAAAGCGGTTTACCTGGGTAGCGTGGGCTAGCAGCATTCCTGCCCCCGGCAACCAATTCTCAAAACCGTCCAGATGCTTTCCAGCGTGGGTGCGTCAGAGCATCTTCCTTGTTGGTGACACTAGCACCCGTCGGGTAACTGCGTCTCAACGATTGGCGGCTAACGTCGGGCAATGATCTGGGAATATGTTCAAAAAATGCTGGCTGTGGCAGGGCTCAGCCTTGTGCTTTTCGCATCGCTGGGTTTCAAACCACTCAGCGCGGCTGGAAACGCGGAGATTAGCAGTTCCTGCTGGAAATCGGCGGGGCTTTCGGACGATCTTGCAACTCTTGCGGTCTCCCCGGAACGCTGGACCTGCGGGGATCACGCCTATTCGATTGAGGGCGATCGCATACTACTGCGCTTCGAAATCGAAGCGAGTGATGTCCTTCCCCAGTATCTCTTCTCAAGGCGTAGCGCACTTGCAGCGGTCCATTTGCTGGCAATCGATCGGGACGGCTCCATCCACCAAGCCTCGCTGTCTTCGAGCGAGCTGCTAAGCGCCTTGTCCGGCGGATATTTCAAGGCAGCACTTCCACGCGTCACCGGCGACACGACGCAGATTGTGGTCGCTTTTGATTTGCCAAGCCATACGATGACGCTTGAGAACGCCCGTATTGGACCATCGGACCTTCCCATAGACATTTCCCGTACGCGGTCGCTACTTCTTTTGGCGGCGCTTGCCGGGATGCTCTCTATGCCGCTCATTTTCAACGCGGCGTTCTATCGAGTCCTGCGAGAGCCGTTCGTCCTATGGCATGCCGCGCTCGCGGTCTGCTTGCTGTTGACCATCCTGGTCTCTTCCGGTCTTGCCGTCGTCATATTCGATCCGCCGGCAATGACGTTGAGCTGGATGACCACGATAATCTTCGGCCTGACAATTGCTTCCGGGGCAATGTTCACCCGCAGCTTCATCGAACCAGGCTTGTTGCGGCCGCTCCTGCGTCACGCACTCCTCTACTGCGCAGGATGGGCGCTGTTCCTGAGCACCTTCCACGCAGCATTTCCGTTCGTCGCGCGTCCGATTCAGTCTACCCTGTACACTGCGGCCTTTGCCCCGGTGCTTGTCGTCTTTGTGCTGTCTCTTGCAGACGCGCTGAGACGCGGAAGCCGGGCGGCCGGGTTTCAGGCGATCGGCTATATACCCATGATGTTTACCGGATTGGTGCGTCTGGTAACCGGCGTCGTTCCGTGGCTGCAGTCGCACGACGCCATGCTCCTGTTTTATGTGGGCTGCGTGTGCGAGGTCCTGTTTACGACACTTGGGCTGGCGGATCGCTTCATGTCGATTAGGCGCCAGCGCGACCATGCTCG harbors:
- a CDS encoding diguanylate cyclase, producing MIWEYVQKMLAVAGLSLVLFASLGFKPLSAAGNAEISSSCWKSAGLSDDLATLAVSPERWTCGDHAYSIEGDRILLRFEIEASDVLPQYLFSRRSALAAVHLLAIDRDGSIHQASLSSSELLSALSGGYFKAALPRVTGDTTQIVVAFDLPSHTMTLENARIGPSDLPIDISRTRSLLLLAALAGMLSMPLIFNAAFYRVLREPFVLWHAALAVCLLLTILVSSGLAVVIFDPPAMTLSWMTTIIFGLTIASGAMFTRSFIEPGLLRPLLRHALLYCAGWALFLSTFHAAFPFVARPIQSTLYTAAFAPVLVVFVLSLADALRRGSRAAGFQAIGYIPMMFTGLVRLVTGVVPWLQSHDAMLLFYVGCVCEVLFTTLGLADRFMSIRRQRDHARFEADMLERLSERDPLTGLLNRRAIDEKFETMRAEGYCTLAVLDLDHFKAVNDIHGHVVGDDVLRATAKALQADEDVQAYRLGGEEFVLLVRGGDAEARAERRRQAISSIVANAVPGLSSPVTASMGVASAPPGAAVEFSTLYERADKLLYDAKRAGRNRTKAALVEGAARKVKTPSGHREPVPARKGEPAQKLRW